Proteins encoded within one genomic window of Ailuropoda melanoleuca isolate Jingjing chromosome 16, ASM200744v2, whole genome shotgun sequence:
- the SCGB1A1 gene encoding uteroglobin — protein MKLAVILALATLALCCSPASAAICPNFLNIIKTLFLDTLSSYEAAIEFFVPDPDMKDAMVQLKSLVNTLPANTTENILKFTELVLKSPVCA, from the exons ATGAAGCTCGCTGTCATCCTCGCCCTGGCTACCCTGGCTCTCTGCTGCAGCCCTG CTTCTGCAGCCATCTGCCCAAACTTTCTGAACATCATCAAGACCCTCTTCCTGGACACGCTTTCCAGTTACGAGGCTGCGATCGAATTTTTCGTCCCAGACCCAGACATGAAAGACGCGATGGTCCAGCTGAAGAGTCTGGTGAACACCCTCCCTGCAAACACCACGGAGAACATTCTGAAGTTCACG GAACTAGTCTTAAAAAGCCCAGTGTGCGCCTAG